A window of Methanobrevibacter olleyae genomic DNA:
GTCGCAATCCTTATTTTATTGGAATAAATCCTGCAATAGTTCCCAAAATTTAGTCAAATATGCTGAATTATTAAGAAAAATTACTGTTTATCGCAACTAGTGTGCAAGTGTGTAAATCAAATACACATATATAATCTATTGCACAAATTAAATAAAAAGTTTTCTATACAAACATACAAATAATTAACTCTAAAATTAAAACATTAAAGTTAATATTGATTTATATTAAAAATAAAAATTAATAATATATCAATTAATGGAAAATAAAGAAAAACAATAGAGTTTGAAAAATTAAAAAAATAATTAAAAGATGATACAAAATTTAAAAAAATTGCCTATTGCACAAAATGATAAAAGTTTAATTTTAGCTAAAAATCATTAAATCATAAAATAATAAATAAATTATTCTAATTTAATTAAAAATAAACTAATAATTCAGAATAATTTAATAACTGATAAAATATTGCTTATTAAATTAAATAAAATAATTTAAAAAAGATTCATTCTTCTTTATTTTCATAAACTTTAACTACAGTACCATGACCTTGACTAACTCCTTTTCCAAAGCCAAAAAAGTCAGGTATCTTAAAGTTAACTTTAAATTCTCCAGTAAAACCTAACATGTTAACTGTTTTATAATCAGTTGGAGAGTATTCTAAGTTGGATTTAGCATGGATTCTTCTATTAACAATAATACCTAAACCCTTACTCATAGAAAGAATATTACCTACAAGAATCTTATTTAACATGACCTTTCTCTCTTTCCAACCCTTATTTTCTTGATATTTTTTAAAGTTAGTTGAATTTAATGCTAACCAAGGAGTGATAAACTTATAATGAATCTCTTCATTAGTAGTGTTTACATCATACTCTTTATCATAGATGAGATGATCTTCTACTTTATAATAGCTATCTCCAAGCATAAGTTCATTTATTTTTGGATAAATATCTTTTAAAATTTCCGCTCCTTCTTCAATACCTAATATAGATGCTTGACCATCAATAATTTGGTATTGGACTAAGGGATATGAATAGAGGAACTTTCCTTCACCATAATGATTATGTAAAATAGGGTATTTTTCAAATTCACGTCCAAGATATCCTCTAAGTTTAGAAGATTCTTGTTTAACTTTCTTATTTGTTTTCAATATTAATAATGTAGTATCAATTTTCATAATATCATATATAATTATTTAAAAATCAAATTTTGGAAACTCTGCAATTTTCATTTGTTCTTCTAAGTCTGGGAAATAAGCTTTAGCTGAAGTTAAAATTTTTCTAAATAAAAGCTCTGCTTTTTCTTTTTTAATAGGATTTAAACCATGAGCTAAAATAGAATCATTCCGAACTTTTAATTCCATATTCAATTTTTCAAAATTAGAATCCTTAACAAAACCAAATAACTCTAAAAGTTGAAAACTTTTATCATTCGGAAGCTTGATTAATCCTTTTTTTAAATCATGACTATTAGCATTATGATTAATGAAACTGTTTATATCATCAAAATTTGCTTTATTTCTAGCTTTATTTCTGGTTTTTTCAATATCAATGATAAAAACCTTTTGAGTTTGTAACCTACTTTCCTCAATTAAACCGTAATCACATAATTTAATTTGGGCAATTAGCTCATTAATACGATACAATCTAGCAACAGCATCATCATATTTAGCTTCTTCAATACGCCTATAAGCATTGTTCAATAAATCAGACAAATAATATTGAATTCTATTTTTTAATAATGCTTTATCTGAATCATTCTCTATATAAATATCTGAACCTCTAAGTTTAAAACTTAAGAATTTAAGATTATAATTTAATTGTTCATAAAACTCTGTATCAGATAATAATTTTAATAAATACTCATCATTTTCAATTTTTTCAATGATGGATTTTAAATATTTAAATAAATCCACTTTTTTAGATTTTTTATCATTAAACTTATCCCATTTCTGATAAAAATCAACTATTTCCTCATATAAACTTGCTAAATTATAATCACCAACATTAGTTTCTAATCTATTCTTTGCACATTTAAAGTTTAGTGATGCTGCTTCAAACTGATATGTGTTAAAGAAGTTTTTTCCACGTTTAAATTCAGTGATTGCATATTTCTTATAAGGATTAATTTGGATTTTACTAATTTCAGATCCATCTTTAACTACTCCAACACCATTTTTATCTCTACTTTCACTATCTTTTGAGCCTACATAACTAAATCTAAAATTAGAATAATTACCTTCAATCAATGCAAGAACGACCCCTGAAACCATAGGCTTTGTTCCTCCAGTAAAATCTAGAATAACATCATATTTTTTATAATCATTAAATTTAATAAAAGCAGATTTAGCAACTGCAAATGAATCATCTAAGCTTTCCGCATCTTTAATTTCTAGATATTCAACTTTTGATTCATTAAAACCAGTTTCATTTATGATTTTAGAACATTCTTTTAATGTTTCAGGAGAATGTAAAAATAGAACATTATCTGGTTTAAACTCATTGATAGAATAAATAAGAGGTTCAGGTGAACCTCCAACAGTTAAAATTAAAATTTCCTCTTTAGACATTATTACACCAAATAAAAATTAATTATGAAAAATTAATAAAGTTTTGAATAAAATTCTCCAAAACTATATTAAAAATTATTCAAAATTCAATTGTACCCAAGATAATGGAAGCCCTGTTTTAGTAACTTTTCTTGATTTAGGGAATTCATAAGGATATTTGCGTCTAAAGGTTTCTCTAATAGAGTCAAAAATTTGAGTTCCTTCCAAATCATCATATTTTTTTACTTTCATAGCAATAGAAGTTGCCATTAAACCAGAACCTGCACCAATTCTTAAAACTGGGCTAATTTCTTTATTAAATTTAGTTATACTATTATAAAATTTAGTTAAATAACTAACTTTATACTTTTCAGCATAATCTAATTCATAATCAATTAAATCTCTACTAAAGCTATAAATTGCTTTTTTAATGTAATCAATATCTAAAATAAAGCTTTTATCTCCAATTTCATTTCTTCTCAATATATCTTCATCATAATTAAGAGTAAATTCAGAATTAACAATTTTATTCCTATCGATTGTTTCAATATAAGATTTAACAACTGATCCATTTCTTGAATAACTTTCTACACCATCAGGCATTCCACCTCTATTTTTTGCCATAATAGATAATACTTCATGAATAGTGGGTGTTTTAATCACAGAAGAGTCTGAAATCTGTAAAAATCTCATAATGCTTCTTTGTGCAGAATTACCTCTTCTTGCTGAGAAGAATTCATCAATGAAATTATTATAATCTCTTCTATTAATTATAGTCCTATTACCCCTTATTTGAATTAAATCATCAATATTTTCAATATCCTCATCAGATAATAAATCATAAAAAATTGCAGTTTTAATAGCTCCTTTAATAGAAGAACCTGGAATATAAAGATTATCTGAAGTTTTTATATGTTCTGAAATATCTGGAGCAAAATGACTGTCTTTACTTATTGAAGATTTATTGATTGAATTATAACGAGTATATTCTTTACTAATTTTAGGAAAATCTTCTTCTATCTTATAATTAGGATTAGATAAATTAGATAAAAATCTATCTTGTTTATTTTCATCTAAATCTCCATAAAACTTAGCAAAATCAACTCTTTTAATAATCTTCACGACATTATCCTTTTGTTTAGCTTTTGCATTAACATACTCTGAAGGACCAAAATCCTTTCCAGAACCAATATGAACTGGACTAATAGTTCTAATTTTACATTTATAAACTTTTGATTCCATATTAGTCCTCCCTGTTACCTTTACACTTTATAGGGAAAGCATAACCATATTCAACAGCAGGAGAGTCTTTACCAGATTCTATAATCCTACCATAAAATTTCTTATAATTTGGAAAGATTGATCCTTCTTTAAAGAATCTAATTTGCCTTCTAATTTCCCCAGCAGGGCTTTTACCCCTTTTAGAATCTATTTCATAACTAGAATATTCATTAATCTTAGATAATTCTTCATTATTCGGTATATAACGAGATAAAGTAAGGAAATAATCAAAATCATCTCCAATATTGAAAATATTTTCAAATGAAATATCTCCCTCTATTTCATGTACAAATTGACCTTTACCATTTGTAATATCTCTACCAAATCCTCTATCTTCTAAGAATTTTAAGGCTGCTTTAACTAATGGTATATATTCTTCATCATTAAAATCAACAAAGAAGAATAAACCTATATTTTTAAATTCTATCCCATTTGTATAGAAAATACCTTCAGTTTCATTACTTACTCTATTGACACTATTGTTTGGTATGATATTTTCTCCAAATGAAACATCAATATCCAATTTCTCATTTAATAAAAGGGTTTTTTTCCTTTCATAATTTGCATAATCACTAAGAATTTCTTTTTCAGATAATTCTCCTTTAATCATTTTTAGAAAAATATCTTCCTCAAGATAGAATACTTTTTTATAATCCTTAAAAATTTTTGAATCAACAATAATTCTTGATTCCTCATTAGATTGCTTAGTAATTACTTTTGGATAAAATCTAATGATTTTATCTTTATTAAAGATAAATGGAAGTGTTGAAGATAATATAAATGGAGGATTATCCTTAAAAGCTTCAAGCATATCAGTTATTTTTTCAGGATATAATTCATTTATTGCATAAGTAATAGCTCCAAATAGAGTATCTGAATGTAACTGGGGAAAGATTGATAAAGGTTTTAAATAAACCAACATATATTCCACCTCGATTTTAATCTACTAGTTTACTAGTAATTAATGGCTCTAAAAACTTAAACTAATATTTAAGCTTTAAAACATTCTCTTACTTCTGCTAATTTTGCATCCTGAATAATGATTTTCTCTTCTTTAGCTTCTTTATAATAATCTTGGTCTCTTTTTGAGACTTTCATTTTATCAAAGATTATTTTACCATATCCTCTACTTCCACTTCCACCAAGATAACTATCTTCTAAAAGTGCCATAGATTCTAGAAGACTTGAGATATTATCATTATCTTCTTCATAAACACTGAAAACAATTTCAAATTTAAATGAAGAACCTTTAGGAATTCTTTCTAAGTTACGAGGAGTTGCAGATGAATCAATTCTATTAAGATTATTCTCATATTTTAATTCAGTTCCTCTAACAATATCTTCTGGTTTTTCCCATAATTCAATAGATTCTTCAGTAGGAAAGGAATCTCTTACAATGATTCTAGTTGGATATTTAAATCCAGAACTATTATCTGCTGATACACCAAATATTTGAGCTGCAATAGCATTTTCATCAGTAGCAGGTTTACCACTATTGGCAATTACACTTTTAGCAGATTCTTTATCA
This region includes:
- a CDS encoding CRISPR-associated endonuclease Cas6, whose translation is MKIDTTLLILKTNKKVKQESSKLRGYLGREFEKYPILHNHYGEGKFLYSYPLVQYQIIDGQASILGIEEGAEILKDIYPKINELMLGDSYYKVEDHLIYDKEYDVNTTNEEIHYKFITPWLALNSTNFKKYQENKGWKERKVMLNKILVGNILSMSKGLGIIVNRRIHAKSNLEYSPTDYKTVNMLGFTGEFKVNFKIPDFFGFGKGVSQGHGTVVKVYENKEE
- a CDS encoding TIGR02710 family CRISPR-associated CARF protein: MSKEEILILTVGGSPEPLIYSINEFKPDNVLFLHSPETLKECSKIINETGFNESKVEYLEIKDAESLDDSFAVAKSAFIKFNDYKKYDVILDFTGGTKPMVSGVVLALIEGNYSNFRFSYVGSKDSESRDKNGVGVVKDGSEISKIQINPYKKYAITEFKRGKNFFNTYQFEAASLNFKCAKNRLETNVGDYNLASLYEEIVDFYQKWDKFNDKKSKKVDLFKYLKSIIEKIENDEYLLKLLSDTEFYEQLNYNLKFLSFKLRGSDIYIENDSDKALLKNRIQYYLSDLLNNAYRRIEEAKYDDAVARLYRINELIAQIKLCDYGLIEESRLQTQKVFIIDIEKTRNKARNKANFDDINSFINHNANSHDLKKGLIKLPNDKSFQLLELFGFVKDSNFEKLNMELKVRNDSILAHGLNPIKKEKAELLFRKILTSAKAYFPDLEEQMKIAEFPKFDF
- the csm5 gene encoding type III-A CRISPR-associated RAMP protein Csm5 encodes the protein MESKVYKCKIRTISPVHIGSGKDFGPSEYVNAKAKQKDNVVKIIKRVDFAKFYGDLDENKQDRFLSNLSNPNYKIEEDFPKISKEYTRYNSINKSSISKDSHFAPDISEHIKTSDNLYIPGSSIKGAIKTAIFYDLLSDEDIENIDDLIQIRGNRTIINRRDYNNFIDEFFSARRGNSAQRSIMRFLQISDSSVIKTPTIHEVLSIMAKNRGGMPDGVESYSRNGSVVKSYIETIDRNKIVNSEFTLNYDEDILRRNEIGDKSFILDIDYIKKAIYSFSRDLIDYELDYAEKYKVSYLTKFYNSITKFNKEISPVLRIGAGSGLMATSIAMKVKKYDDLEGTQIFDSIRETFRRKYPYEFPKSRKVTKTGLPLSWVQLNFE
- the csm4 gene encoding type III-A CRISPR-associated RAMP protein Csm4; this translates as MLVYLKPLSIFPQLHSDTLFGAITYAINELYPEKITDMLEAFKDNPPFILSSTLPFIFNKDKIIRFYPKVITKQSNEESRIIVDSKIFKDYKKVFYLEEDIFLKMIKGELSEKEILSDYANYERKKTLLLNEKLDIDVSFGENIIPNNSVNRVSNETEGIFYTNGIEFKNIGLFFFVDFNDEEYIPLVKAALKFLEDRGFGRDITNGKGQFVHEIEGDISFENIFNIGDDFDYFLTLSRYIPNNEELSKINEYSSYEIDSKRGKSPAGEIRRQIRFFKEGSIFPNYKKFYGRIIESGKDSPAVEYGYAFPIKCKGNRED
- the csm3 gene encoding type III-A CRISPR-associated RAMP protein Csm3 encodes the protein MFKENFIIQGEIVCKTGLHIGGSNDNINIGGTDTVVIRDSVSDLPFIPGSSLKGKLRSLLELSDKESAKSVIANSGKPATDENAIAAQIFGVSADNSSGFKYPTRIIVRDSFPTEESIELWEKPEDIVRGTELKYENNLNRIDSSATPRNLERIPKGSSFKFEIVFSVYEEDNDNISSLLESMALLEDSYLGGSGSRGYGKIIFDKMKVSKRDQDYYKEAKEEKIIIQDAKLAEVRECFKA